GGGTGTGGGTCGGGGAACTGGTTGCCGGTCGGGAAGAGGGTGCCGCCCAGGTTGGCCGGCACGAGCACGTCCTGGTTGATGACCTCGCGCAGCAGGCGACCGGTGATCTTCTCCACGACCTGACCGAGCAGGATCAGGTTGGTGTTGGAGTACTCGAACGTGGCGTTCGGCGCGAAGTTCACCGGATGCTTGAAGGAGTAGGCGAGCAACTCCTTGGGGGTGAAGGGGCGGTTGGGGTTCGTCAGGAACGCCTTGTCGAAGCCCGGGTCCTCGCTGTAGTTGAAGAGGCCGCTGCGCATCCCCGCCAGCTCGCGTAGCGTGATCTTGTCGCCGTTCGGGACGCCGTCGATGTACTTGCCTATGGGGTCGTCCAGGCCGATCTTCCCCTGGTCGACGAGCTGGAGCAGGGCGGTGACCGTGAAGGTCTTCGTCTCGCTGCCGATGCGGAAGTTCAGGTCGGCCTTCATCGGGGCGCCGGTCGCCTTGTCGGCCACGCCGAAGGTCTTCACGTAGCTGCCCTTGCCGGGGGCCCACAGGCCCACGACCGCGCCCGGCACCTTGGTCTCGCGCAGGGTCTTCGCGATGGCCGCGTCCAGTTTCGCCTTGACGGCCGGGGTCAGCGCGACGAAGGCGTCGTCCGCGGACGGTGAGGGGGTGGCCGCCCCCCGGGCGGTGGTGGTCGCGCCCAACGGGGCGATGAGGAGGGTGGCGGCTGCGCAGGCCACGCAGGCCCGGCGGAGCCGTATGAAGGTTGGGTTCACCGCACAGCCTCCTGTCGTCCGGGGGAGCCGGAACGGCAATCCCAAGGCTAGGGCCGAGCCGGTCAGGGCGCGCGCCGGGCCGCCGGCCGCCGGCCTCCGCGATCACTGTCGTCCCGGCTGCCGCAGCGGGCGGGGCGGACTCCCGCCAGAGGTGGGCATCGGTCTTGTTCCCGGCCGTCGGCCGGGCGCAGGCGACGGCCGGGCGGGTGTCGGCGCCGGTGTGGTGAACCTGTACTCGGATGGCGGCGGGGCGAGTGGCAGCGGTGGCAGTCCGCCGAGTCGCGCCCGACACTCGTTGGCGGGGACGAACCCGAGTGAAGGGCAGCAGCCGATGCCGCAAGCCGAGGAGGAAGGCGTCACCGCACGCCCGACCGGAACGGTGGATCAGCATCGGAGCAGGACCGGACACCTGCGCGCCGTGATCAGGCAGACCAACCTCCTGCCGGCCTTTCTGGTCCTCACCGCCATGACGGTGGCCCTGTGGCTCATGGGCATGCCGTTTCTGCAGGCCCTGACGATCTCCACCGGCGTGAAGATCGCGGTGGCCCTGCTCGAACTCCGTCGTCTTCCCCACCCTCCCGACAACTGACGCGGCCCCTGCCACAGCGCGCGCCCGGCTGCGGGCCCCGACACCGAACGGCCCGCGGTGCGGTCGAGCGGCAG
This region of Streptomyces sp. NBC_00513 genomic DNA includes:
- a CDS encoding serine hydrolase: MNPTFIRLRRACVACAAATLLIAPLGATTTARGAATPSPSADDAFVALTPAVKAKLDAAIAKTLRETKVPGAVVGLWAPGKGSYVKTFGVADKATGAPMKADLNFRIGSETKTFTVTALLQLVDQGKIGLDDPIGKYIDGVPNGDKITLRELAGMRSGLFNYSEDPGFDKAFLTNPNRPFTPKELLAYSFKHPVNFAPNATFEYSNTNLILLGQVVEKITGRLLREVINQDVLVPANLGGTLFPTGNQFPDPHPQGYTNQSLSGKVVNSTDWDPSWAWAAGAMISNLHDLRSWAKTVATGTLLKPATQAERLKTQPIGIIPGASYGLGIFDVQGWIGHNGSIPGYETLTVYLPEADATMVIELNTDVTVGGQEPSTLFGEAVTSIVAPDHVYPGHKPTDPKG